Genomic window (Dasypus novemcinctus isolate mDasNov1 chromosome 10, mDasNov1.1.hap2, whole genome shotgun sequence):
ACACCAGATTCAACTACTTGCTTTCCTCCTTGAAAATGGTCCTATATTCAATGTGTGGTAGGATTTATTTAAGAATTTATATAGAGTCTTAAAAGATTAAGATTTTTCTAGATGCATTCTTAGTCCACATGCAGTTCTCAGATTTAATCCTCTATTCTGGATGTTTTCTGTGATTGAGAATACTGACTATAACCTGGTTTATGAGGACTGAAAAGTAAAATATGGTAGGTGTGGGTAGAAGATATCCCAGGTGAAAGAGTGGATATTTTTCCCAGGCACTTCATGTCTGTATTAACATATGGACACTTGAATCTGTCAGGGTTGGAAAGGGATtctagaagggaagaaaaaaaacatttagatTATTATGCTCGCTAAACAGTGATgattctttatttatttgcattgagAGCCTCTTAAAATACCTCCAGTTCCTTAACCCAACTGATACTATTTACAGTTCTTGTGAGAGTGGCCCTCTTCTTTATTCCATGTTCCTTTACCAAATAAATTGTGGCATACATAAGGGAGTTTGTAAGTGCTTTCTATTTAATATTCACTAAAACCAGCTATGGAGGTATAATTATGCCTTTTTCTAAAAGGGTAAAGATATTATACCCCCATAATGTTAAACAAATTTCTTAGCTCATTTGTTAAGGAGCTGTAATGATAAACTAAGTATGTCTATTGCAATAAATGAGCTCAACTTGTGTCAGTTTAGAAAATAAGTCAAATTTAGATAATTCTCAGGTGTTTCTACACATTCACAGTCTCAACACTCAAGGTCTTCTCATGCTAATCTTCCAGAGGTGTCTGTCTTCTGTTCTTACCTGCACCTACCATCTTCTCTTAGCAGAAGTTTCCATGTCTCTCAATCCCTGGTTCCCAATTTAGTTTAAGGAAACACCGTCTTTAAAACAGCatgtttttgtgtgatggagctggactcagatgtgatctttgttcacaagcctctcctgttacttttaccggaactgtagttggtgctggggtttaatatatacccagtggacctgaatctctggactgaccatgtgatagccaagccctgagcctcaacagacttcagctcctacactctggtttattggacttaccccactcagctaatatggaggtgaagaaggtcagtcaccacaccagggagcccagagtgcctacagctgaaagcaggaggattacatccagcatacatgtggaatctaagccccttcttgatatatatgtggagtggacacaaccattccaaggtccacaggatggaggaatagagtattgattagagtggacttactgatattctattcatgaactattgtgattagtaatagaagaaaatgtggcattggtgtggagagggtggccatggcggctgctgggggtagggaatgggaggaagagatgggatatgggggtgtttttgggacttggagttgtcctgggtggtgctgcagggacagttaccagacattgtatgtcctcccatgacccactgggtggaacgtgggagagtgtgggctatggtgtggaccattgaccacgaggtgcagcggtgctcagagatgtattcaccaaatgcaatgaatgtctcatgatgatggaggagattgtttttatgggggtaggagtggggcaaggagggtgggagtatatggggacctcatattttttttaatgtaatattaaaaaataaataaagacaaaaaaaaaaaaacaacagtactGCAAACAACCAGGCTCCTTCCACTTTCATATTTGATAATTAATATCCATTTTTCCACATATCCACAACAGTCTTACAATCTTTAGTTTGACATCTTATTTTGTGAGAGTTGTCTTTAATTATTGCAGATTCATATTACAAGAGCACCTTCTTTAATTAAAATCTGACCTTTGtttttgagattatttgtgaGGGCATAAATATAATAAGCATTTTCAAACAATTACCAGCCTTATTAGTTTACGAAGCACAGTCTTTTACCTTGTCACACAAAGGTTGCATTctgaattacttttttaaaataatttttccccaAAGTCACGTTactaatgaagaaaaacattgaccttaaaaaaagagaacagagtgAAATAATgatatctttttatttaattgaacACTTTTTACATACTTCCTATTCTCTACCCCATCTATGCTCTTTGCAGATTTGATGGCAGTGCTCTTTGCTCCTAACTCCAGGTCACTGAAACAAAAGCATTCCTCATACTTACATTCCAATTTTTCAGTGTACCTTCCTTTGGAAGAGGAAGTGAAAGATTCCCTGGCGAATCTGCTTAGTCTTTATACTATAAATAATGGGGTTCATCACAGGGGGAACCAGCAGGTAGATATTGGCAATGACCACATGGACAAGTGGAGGGGCATGCTTGGCAAAGCGGTGAGTCATAGACAGGCTCACCATGGGCAGATAGAGGACCAGAACAGCCAGGATGTGGGACAGGCAGTTACTGAGGGCACGGAATCTCTCAGTCCAGGAGGCTGTGCtcaagatacttttcaggatgaGAGTATAGGAGAGCACAATGAGCAGTGGGTCCATCACAATAATAAACAAGACCAGAGCAAATCCATACCAGCTGTTTACCCGAATGTCAGCACAGACCAGGCGAATCATATCCTGGTGGAGGCAGTAGGAGTGAGAGAGGAGGTGTGAGCCACAGAAGGGCAGGCGCTTGAGTaggaaaagggaggaaagaaCAGCCAGCCCACAGCGGCAAATGATGCCTAACCCAATCTTGCCAATGACTTCATTAGTAAGAATAGAGGTGTAATGGAGGGGgcggcagatggccacatagcggtcaaaGGCCATAGCCAAAAGGACAGACGATTCCATGAAAGAGAATCCATGGAGGAAGAAGAACTGAGCAAAACAGGCTTCAAAGCTGATCTTCCGAATGTTGAAGCAGAGGAGTGGCATGACTGTGGGCAGGGTGGTGAGGGTGAGACCCAGGTCAGTCAGGGCCAGCATGGAGAGAAATAGGTACATGGGCTGGTGGAGGGATGTCTCCGTGCGGATGACGTTGAGGATGATGGTGTTTCCCATGATGGAGATGGTGTAGAGGCAGCAGAAGGGGATGGAGATCCAGATGTGGGAAGCCTCAAATCCAGGAATGCCCGTGAGAATGAAGTAGAAGTGGTCTTGGGTGTTGTTAGATAGGTGGGACATGACCGGTGAATGCAGGAGCAAAATCTGTGTAGTCTACATTAAGAAGCTCATGAGTTTGCTACTGCCATAGAGTCATTATCTACTCAATCCAGGATCCAAATTTGGGTCTGAGattactttttataaaaacatCAGTGAGATACATACGAATCAGACCTCTAAAATCTAATAAAATTCTATtctatttaaaataacttttttcccCAACATTCACATCTTCTGCCATGCCCTAGAATATAGTTTTATgctttctgtaaaatattctaaTACTTTTCTTACCATGTcctttgtatatatgtatatgtacatacatcctttttatattcatttacaGTGAGTACTCTtattaatatttcaaataattGTCCAATAACCAAGTCCAAATATTTTTATCAGTCCACATTTGTTTACTTGAAATCACAGAAAAAATAAGAGTGTGCTGACTATGTCCTTCTATTTAATTGAAATAGTATTGAGAGAGTGGGATGTATAAAAAATAATACCCAGGCTCTTGCTTCAGCCACTGTGGGCAAACTTTTATTTGGAACACTGGAGAAGGTGATTACAGGTTCAGTTTGTGCATGTTGAATTTGGTGTTCATAATTGttatccaaaagaaatgacaattaagcaaataaatataagtcCCCAAAGCCTGGAGAAGTCTGATAGTAGCTGTCTTTGGCATATTGATGGTAGCTGAGAACCTAGGATTTGGTGTTATATCCTAGGCAAGATTTTAGGATGAGAAAAGAAGGAGACCCAGAACAGATATAAGGAAATTCaatgtatattatatttaatatacatgGGATAATATATAATTTCATACTTGGGTAGATGTGGAAAAAGCAAAGAAGATAGTGAAGGACTTCTCACAGTTGTGAGCACACAGAACAAGTACAATGGAAGTCCCAGAGGCCAAGGAAGTAAAGGAGTGCTCACCACAGTTCAGTGGAGCTCAGACATCAATTAAGATGAGTGTCAAGAAGCATCTCTTTAATTTATGGACATGAATATTGATGAGAACCTTTTGGAAAGACAATTCAGTAGATTTAAAGGAAGAGAAGCCAAATTACAGTGAACTGAGCTGTAAATTGATATGAATAATTGTAGTTTCTATAGACCATGTATCTAGAGGGTcaatgcaataaaaaaaatagaataatgaaTATGACTTGATTAAATGAATTCTTATAAATTTTTAGAGTATTCTGAGAATGGAAGTTTTAATATTCCTTACAGAAAATACACATAGCCCTTAGTGGGTTTCTAGAAATGGAGTCTAAACACATGCCTCCTAAGTTATCCACATATGCTTAGCAGGAAAATCTTTAAActcaataatttagaaaataaggcaaaataaaatgaagggaaatgggaaaaataagatCAAGACaaacatggattttttttaattagaaaaagattttaaaattcagatttgaTAAAAATCATAGTTAAAAACTATTTCTTTGAAAGGGTCAATGTAA
Coding sequences:
- the LOC101433338 gene encoding olfactory receptor 51Q1-like, whose amino-acid sequence is MSHLSNNTQDHFYFILTGIPGFEASHIWISIPFCCLYTISIMGNTIILNVIRTETSLHQPMYLFLSMLALTDLGLTLTTLPTVMPLLCFNIRKISFEACFAQFFFLHGFSFMESSVLLAMAFDRYVAICRPLHYTSILTNEVIGKIGLGIICRCGLAVLSSLFLLKRLPFCGSHLLSHSYCLHQDMIRLVCADIRVNSWYGFALVLFIIVMDPLLIVLSYTLILKSILSTASWTERFRALSNCLSHILAVLVLYLPMVSLSMTHRFAKHAPPLVHVVIANIYLLVPPVMNPIIYSIKTKQIRQGIFHFLFQRKVH